One Mangrovimonas cancribranchiae DNA segment encodes these proteins:
- the lspA gene encoding signal peptidase II — translation MKISRSVFIAILIVFNIAIDQISKVVVRANVTPYQESDIIGKYFILTNVENRGAFLGMGSDMNPTLRLIFLLILPTIVLGYVTYYILKNKSLDKHSLIGFCCIVGGGIANVFDRFAYGSVTDFLHIDLGGIFKTGIFNVADMSVMLGLGLLLYASFKHKKSL, via the coding sequence ATGAAGATATCTCGTTCTGTATTTATTGCTATTTTAATTGTTTTTAACATAGCCATTGATCAAATAAGTAAAGTTGTTGTAAGAGCTAATGTAACGCCTTACCAAGAAAGCGACATTATTGGCAAATACTTTATATTAACCAATGTTGAAAACAGAGGTGCTTTTCTAGGTATGGGGAGCGACATGAACCCGACCTTACGTCTTATTTTCTTATTAATTTTACCAACTATTGTTTTGGGTTATGTAACCTACTATATTTTAAAAAACAAGTCGCTAGACAAGCATTCTTTAATAGGGTTTTGTTGTATAGTTGGTGGCGGAATAGCTAATGTTTTTGATAGGTTCGCTTATGGATCTGTTACAGATTTTCTACATATAGACTTAGGCGGCATTTTTAAAACAGGTATTTTTAATGTCGCAGACATGTCGGTCATGCTTGGCCTTGGCCTGTTACTTTACGCTAGCTTTAAGCATAAAAAAAGCCTCTAA
- the galE gene encoding UDP-glucose 4-epimerase GalE — translation MAKKILVTGGLGFIGSHTVVELQNIGFDVVIIDNLSNSSLSVLDGIEKITGKLPEFEKLDLREKPKVQAFFKKHNNIEGIIHFAASKAVGESVDKPLLYYENNLTTLVYLLQEFGAMDSPNFIFSSSCTVYGQADELPIKESAPIKPAESPYGNTKQIGEEIIKDTCKANSNLKAIALRYFNPIGAHESVHIGELPIGVPQNLVPFITQTAVGIREQLSVFGNDYPTEDGTCIRDYIHVVDLAKAHVVALERLLKNNNKAHYEVFNLGTGKGSSVLEVINSFEKVSGETLNYKIADRREGDVIAAYADTERANSELGWRAKLSLDEALLSAWNWQKKITKD, via the coding sequence ATGGCTAAAAAAATATTAGTAACAGGTGGATTAGGGTTTATTGGCTCTCATACTGTTGTTGAATTACAAAATATAGGATTTGATGTTGTTATTATAGACAATTTATCGAATTCCTCTTTGTCTGTTTTAGATGGTATAGAGAAAATTACTGGAAAATTACCCGAGTTTGAAAAATTAGATTTAAGAGAGAAACCTAAGGTTCAAGCATTTTTTAAAAAGCATAATAACATCGAAGGTATTATTCACTTTGCAGCAAGTAAAGCCGTTGGAGAAAGTGTCGATAAACCATTGTTGTATTATGAAAATAATTTAACCACACTAGTTTATTTACTTCAGGAATTTGGAGCTATGGATTCGCCAAACTTTATTTTTAGTTCCTCATGTACCGTTTATGGGCAAGCCGATGAGTTACCAATAAAAGAAAGTGCGCCAATAAAACCAGCAGAATCGCCTTATGGCAATACAAAACAAATAGGCGAGGAAATTATAAAAGATACATGTAAAGCAAACTCTAATTTAAAAGCTATAGCACTACGTTATTTTAATCCCATAGGAGCGCATGAATCTGTCCACATAGGAGAGTTACCCATTGGTGTTCCACAAAATTTAGTGCCATTTATTACACAAACGGCAGTTGGGATTAGAGAGCAATTATCTGTTTTTGGTAACGATTATCCTACAGAAGATGGTACCTGTATTCGTGATTATATTCATGTGGTCGATTTGGCAAAAGCACATGTTGTAGCTTTAGAACGCTTGTTGAAAAATAACAATAAAGCACACTACGAAGTGTTTAATTTAGGAACAGGTAAAGGGAGTTCTGTCTTGGAAGTAATTAATTCTTTTGAAAAAGTTTCCGGAGAGACCTTAAATTATAAAATAGCAGATAGAAGAGAAGGCGATGTTATAGCAGCCTATGCCGATACCGAAAGAGCTAATAGCGAACTTGGTTGGAGGGCTAAATTATCACTAGATGAAGCCTTGCTTTCAGCATGGAATTGGCAGAAAAAAATTACAAAAGATTAG
- a CDS encoding dihydrofolate reductase, with the protein MFGKKKKTSQIDKEQLELIENAQRRVKQKKRLYIHFVIFLIGAVFLIVANTVLGIGKDVHFFGIDWFVFAILIWLFLFVYHLFNVFVTHKFMGKDWEKQQLNKLVAKQQKRIEKLKQNVIKEENTIAKTEAKKEIEQQKKSSKTKELTIIVAAGEDNAIGKDNDLIWHLSDDLKRFKKLTSGHHIIMGRKTFESFPKPLPNRTHIVITRQHGYKAPEGVVVVNNLEDALDAAKNDDQPFIIGGGQIYKQAMSLADKIELTRVHDTFENADTFFPEINLNEWKETSRNRHEKDEKHKHAFSFITYIKK; encoded by the coding sequence ATGTTCGGAAAAAAGAAAAAAACATCCCAAATAGACAAAGAGCAACTAGAACTCATTGAAAATGCGCAACGTCGTGTTAAACAAAAAAAGCGCTTATATATTCATTTTGTCATCTTCTTGATTGGTGCTGTTTTTTTAATTGTCGCCAATACGGTTTTAGGCATAGGAAAAGATGTGCATTTTTTTGGAATTGATTGGTTTGTTTTCGCTATACTAATTTGGTTATTTTTATTTGTCTACCATCTATTTAATGTATTTGTCACCCATAAATTTATGGGTAAAGATTGGGAAAAACAGCAATTAAACAAGCTGGTCGCTAAACAACAAAAACGTATTGAAAAGCTAAAACAAAACGTAATAAAAGAAGAAAATACCATAGCTAAAACAGAAGCCAAAAAAGAGATCGAACAGCAAAAAAAAAGTTCTAAAACCAAAGAGCTCACCATAATTGTTGCGGCTGGTGAAGATAACGCTATTGGCAAGGATAACGATTTAATTTGGCATTTAAGTGACGACCTAAAACGATTTAAAAAATTAACATCTGGTCATCATATTATCATGGGAAGAAAAACGTTTGAAAGCTTCCCAAAACCACTACCCAATCGTACACATATTGTTATTACCAGACAACATGGTTACAAAGCTCCCGAAGGCGTTGTTGTTGTTAATAACTTAGAAGACGCTTTAGATGCTGCCAAAAATGATGACCAACCATTTATTATTGGTGGCGGTCAAATCTATAAACAAGCTATGTCTTTAGCCGATAAAATAGAATTAACACGCGTACACGATACTTTTGAAAACGCCGACACATTCTTTCCCGAAATTAACCTTAACGAATGGAAAGAGACAAGTCGCAATAGGCACGAAAAGGATGAGAAGCATAAGCACGCTTTTTCATTCATTACTTACATTAAAAAATAA
- a CDS encoding TQO small subunit DoxD: MTYNKKNDAGLLVLALRLVIGWTYFSAFWRRTVLVDKLDPDLAGYIGEKFNHFLPHALGIKPVIQYLVEHPDILWINMVAFTIIEGIVGLFIIFGAFTRLMSIGVFGLAMGILLGSGWIGTTCLDEWQIGVLGIATGFVLFFTGSGKYSIDNYLIKNTSTITKKKWFSWLGSGTLPIKETIFPKIVLVGSIAILGIALMTNQIFHGGLWGTLHNKSVKPQLEITKGKIVNNALSFDVFRTEGVDVYGAWIIGIELLDQQNNTILKYTPTDLSSLSNNSISNYYIAKVKPGKHSLIIPLGAKANLTLKHPNLTQLEKGTYTLKITDISGVFWKHNIASN; this comes from the coding sequence ATGACATATAACAAAAAAAACGATGCTGGACTTCTAGTTCTAGCACTAAGATTAGTAATTGGTTGGACCTATTTTTCTGCCTTTTGGAGAAGAACTGTATTAGTTGATAAACTCGATCCTGATTTGGCAGGCTACATAGGCGAAAAATTCAATCACTTTTTACCTCACGCTTTAGGTATTAAACCTGTAATTCAATATTTAGTAGAACATCCCGATATCTTATGGATAAACATGGTTGCTTTTACTATAATTGAAGGTATTGTTGGATTATTCATCATCTTTGGTGCATTTACCAGACTAATGAGTATAGGCGTATTTGGATTAGCCATGGGCATTCTTCTAGGCTCTGGCTGGATTGGCACCACTTGTTTAGACGAATGGCAAATAGGAGTTCTAGGTATTGCTACAGGGTTTGTATTATTTTTTACAGGTAGCGGAAAATACTCTATAGATAATTACCTTATAAAAAACACATCTACTATAACTAAAAAGAAATGGTTTTCTTGGCTTGGATCTGGAACACTTCCTATTAAAGAAACTATTTTTCCAAAAATTGTTTTAGTAGGATCGATAGCTATTTTAGGAATTGCGCTAATGACCAATCAAATTTTTCATGGTGGTTTATGGGGAACACTTCATAACAAATCGGTTAAACCTCAATTAGAAATCACTAAAGGTAAGATAGTTAATAACGCCTTATCTTTTGATGTTTTTAGAACTGAAGGTGTTGATGTTTATGGAGCTTGGATTATTGGCATTGAATTACTTGATCAACAAAATAACACCATACTAAAATACACACCTACAGATTTATCGTCTTTAAGTAACAATAGTATTTCAAACTATTATATTGCCAAAGTTAAACCAGGAAAACATAGTTTAATTATTCCTTTAGGAGCCAAAGCAAATTTAACCTTAAAACATCCTAATTTAACACAGTTAGAAAAGGGAACTTATACCTTAAAAATAACAGATATAAGTGGTGTCTTTTGGAAGCATAATATTGCAAGTAATTAA
- a CDS encoding thymidylate synthase, which translates to MKQYLDLVKHVLEHGNEKGDRTGTGTKSVFGYQMRFDLSEGFPMVTTKKLHLKSIIYELLWFLKGDTNINYLTKNGVRIWNEWADDNGNLGPVYGHQWRNWNSDEIDQIKDVIDTLKNNPNSRRMLVSAWNPSVLPDTSKSFAENVANGKAALPPCHAFFQFYVADGKLSCQLYQRSADIFLGVPFNIASYALLTMMMAQVCGYEAGDFIHTFGDAHIYSNHFEQVQLQLSREPRPLPKMILNPEVKDIFDFTFEDFTLVDYNPHPRIKGAVAV; encoded by the coding sequence ATGAAGCAGTATTTAGACCTAGTTAAACACGTTTTGGAACACGGTAATGAAAAAGGAGATCGTACAGGAACAGGTACAAAAAGTGTTTTTGGTTATCAAATGCGATTTGATTTAAGTGAAGGATTCCCTATGGTTACTACAAAAAAGTTGCATTTAAAATCTATTATTTATGAATTGCTTTGGTTTTTAAAAGGCGATACAAACATTAACTATTTAACTAAAAATGGTGTAAGAATTTGGAATGAATGGGCTGACGACAATGGTAATCTTGGACCAGTTTATGGACATCAATGGCGTAACTGGAATAGCGATGAGATTGACCAGATTAAAGATGTGATAGACACTTTAAAAAATAATCCAAATAGTAGAAGAATGTTGGTTTCTGCCTGGAATCCTTCGGTGTTGCCAGACACCTCTAAAAGCTTTGCAGAAAATGTAGCTAACGGCAAAGCTGCGCTTCCTCCTTGTCACGCATTTTTTCAATTTTATGTGGCTGACGGTAAGTTATCTTGCCAGCTATATCAGCGTAGTGCCGATATATTTCTTGGTGTCCCTTTCAATATTGCCTCATATGCGTTATTAACCATGATGATGGCTCAGGTTTGTGGTTATGAAGCTGGTGATTTTATTCACACTTTTGGTGATGCTCATATTTACAGCAATCACTTTGAGCAGGTTCAACTACAATTAAGTCGCGAGCCAAGACCACTGCCTAAAATGATACTAAACCCAGAAGTAAAGGATATTTTTGACTTTACTTTTGAAGATTTCACCTTAGTTGATTATAATCCGCATCCACGCATTAAAGGCGCTGTGGCTGTTTAA
- a CDS encoding LacI family DNA-binding transcriptional regulator — translation MPSKTTLKDLANLAGVSVSTVSKALNDSPEIGARTRQRIKDIAESCNYVPNNIARSLKSKSTKTIGVIIPAILIEFFNKVLYGIEQEATERGYKIVICLSNESSQKEAESINTFINGSVDGVILSVAEETQKSKVYDHFEKSAKHNMPMVMFDRVLDDITCDKVTVDDFDGAFKAVKFLSDLGSKNILFLNPISNTSVGQHREAGYVKAVSSLNQQPNIVNVSHYTEIEKTLTTVFKNQKIDAILAADEYSAALAQNAARLNNLDIPQDLSVIGFTNGMVAEYANPSLTVVSQHAENIGKIAAGILLDRIEGKLKTEPVNKVVKTKIVERNSTKKI, via the coding sequence ATGCCTTCTAAAACCACATTAAAAGACTTAGCTAATCTTGCAGGAGTATCTGTATCAACGGTATCTAAAGCTTTAAACGATAGTCCCGAGATTGGCGCTAGAACACGACAACGTATAAAAGATATTGCAGAATCCTGTAATTATGTACCTAATAATATTGCTAGAAGTTTAAAATCTAAGTCAACAAAAACCATAGGAGTTATTATTCCAGCTATTTTAATAGAATTTTTTAATAAAGTTCTCTACGGTATCGAGCAAGAAGCTACAGAAAGAGGCTATAAAATTGTTATATGCCTTTCTAATGAGTCGAGCCAAAAAGAAGCCGAAAGTATTAATACCTTTATTAATGGTAGTGTTGACGGTGTGATTTTATCGGTAGCCGAAGAAACCCAAAAAAGCAAAGTTTACGACCATTTTGAAAAAAGCGCAAAACATAACATGCCAATGGTTATGTTTGATCGTGTTTTAGATGATATAACTTGCGATAAAGTGACTGTTGATGATTTTGATGGCGCTTTCAAGGCTGTGAAATTTTTGTCGGATTTAGGAAGTAAGAATATCTTGTTTTTAAACCCTATTTCAAATACGAGTGTTGGGCAACATCGAGAAGCAGGTTATGTAAAAGCTGTTTCTAGTTTAAATCAGCAGCCTAATATTGTAAATGTATCTCATTATACAGAAATAGAAAAAACGTTAACAACAGTATTTAAGAACCAAAAAATTGATGCCATTTTAGCTGCTGATGAATATTCTGCGGCTTTAGCTCAAAACGCTGCCAGATTAAATAATCTTGACATACCTCAAGACCTTTCTGTTATCGGGTTTACTAATGGTATGGTAGCAGAATACGCCAATCCTTCTTTAACTGTAGTCAGCCAACATGCCGAAAACATAGGGAAAATAGCAGCAGGAATTCTTTTAGATAGGATAGAAGGTAAGTTAAAAACAGAACCAGTAAATAAGGTGGTTAAGACCAAAATTGTAGAAAGAAACTCTACAAAGAAGATATAA
- the fabD gene encoding ACP S-malonyltransferase, which produces MKAYIFPGQGAQFSGMGLDLYENSQLAQELFEQANSTLGFSITDIMFEGSAEDLKQTKVTQPAIFLHSVILAKTLGDSFKPDMVAGHSLGEFSALVANGTLTFEDGLKLVSQRAQAMQKACELQPSTMAAVLGLDDDIVEKICATTEGIVVAANYNCPGQLVISGEVNAINKACEALKEEGARRALVLPVGGAFHSPLMEPAREELAAAIENTTFSKPNCPIYQNVTANAVIDEAAIKTNLISQLTAPVKWTQSVQQMITDGATLFTEVGPGKVLQGLVKKIDRSAETASATL; this is translated from the coding sequence ATGAAAGCATACATATTTCCTGGTCAAGGCGCTCAATTTTCTGGAATGGGCTTAGACCTTTACGAAAACTCACAATTAGCGCAAGAACTTTTTGAACAAGCCAATAGTACTTTAGGTTTTTCTATAACCGATATTATGTTTGAAGGTTCTGCTGAAGATCTAAAACAAACCAAAGTCACGCAACCAGCTATCTTTTTACATTCGGTGATTTTAGCAAAAACTTTAGGTGACAGCTTTAAACCAGATATGGTTGCAGGTCATTCACTTGGAGAATTTTCAGCATTAGTTGCTAATGGCACTTTAACTTTTGAAGACGGTTTAAAACTTGTTTCGCAACGTGCTCAAGCTATGCAAAAAGCGTGCGAACTTCAACCAAGTACTATGGCAGCTGTTTTAGGACTAGACGATGATATTGTTGAGAAAATATGCGCTACTACAGAAGGTATTGTTGTTGCTGCAAACTATAACTGCCCTGGACAATTAGTTATTTCTGGAGAAGTGAACGCTATTAACAAAGCTTGCGAAGCCTTAAAAGAAGAAGGCGCGCGCCGTGCTTTGGTGTTACCAGTTGGTGGTGCGTTCCATTCACCCTTAATGGAGCCAGCCCGAGAAGAATTAGCCGCAGCTATTGAAAATACGACATTTAGTAAACCTAACTGCCCAATATATCAAAACGTTACCGCAAACGCTGTGATTGATGAAGCAGCCATTAAAACAAATTTGATTTCGCAACTTACTGCACCAGTAAAATGGACACAGTCTGTACAACAAATGATTACCGATGGCGCTACATTATTTACAGAAGTTGGCCCAGGAAAAGTACTGCAAGGACTTGTTAAGAAAATAGATCGTTCTGCTGAAACGGCATCTGCAACTTTATAA
- a CDS encoding glycosyltransferase N-terminal domain-containing protein, translating to MHFLYNILIFLVHPVLKFVGLFNKKINLGVTGRTKTFKLLEKHLSNNPQTIWFHCASLGEYEQGYPVFKEIRDTYKTHKIVLTFFSPSGYEIKKNTDIADVVCYLPWDTTFNAKKFINLVKPELTVFVKYDIWPNFLSELKLRNSKAILISALFRDNQLYFKPQFKFMRKALFAFDYIFTQDNASKNILKRIGYNNTTVSGDTRFDRVFSQLNMDNNIDFIKNFKQDNLCLVAGSTWPEDEKLLVNFINNYNNDIKYIIAPHNIKPLQIKNLKKSINKKVVLFSKKNTNNLKEAQVFILDTIGLLSKVYNYADIAYVGGAIGNTGLHNTLEAAVFKVPIIIGDKYEKFPEAFDMIKQGSMFSIKTQQDLEKVLTQLIKNTSLRIKTGDDNFNYIKKNTGAVIQIMDFLRK from the coding sequence TTGCATTTTCTTTATAACATTCTCATTTTTTTGGTTCATCCTGTTTTAAAATTTGTTGGATTATTCAACAAAAAGATAAACTTGGGTGTAACTGGAAGGACTAAAACGTTTAAATTACTTGAAAAACATTTAAGCAACAACCCACAAACTATTTGGTTTCATTGTGCTTCATTAGGGGAATACGAACAAGGTTATCCTGTTTTTAAGGAAATTAGAGACACTTACAAAACACATAAAATAGTCCTTACTTTTTTCTCGCCTTCCGGATATGAAATTAAAAAAAACACCGACATTGCCGATGTTGTTTGCTACTTACCATGGGACACCACATTTAATGCTAAAAAGTTTATCAACTTAGTAAAGCCAGAACTAACCGTATTTGTAAAATATGATATTTGGCCTAATTTTTTATCTGAATTAAAACTACGTAATAGTAAAGCCATATTAATATCGGCGCTTTTCAGAGACAATCAACTTTACTTTAAACCACAGTTTAAGTTTATGCGAAAGGCTCTTTTTGCTTTCGATTATATTTTCACTCAAGATAACGCCTCTAAAAATATTTTAAAACGTATTGGCTATAACAATACCACTGTAAGCGGTGACACAAGGTTTGACAGAGTTTTCAGTCAGCTAAACATGGACAACAACATAGATTTTATCAAAAACTTCAAACAAGACAACCTCTGTTTAGTTGCGGGTAGTACATGGCCAGAAGATGAAAAATTGCTCGTCAATTTTATTAATAATTATAATAATGATATAAAGTATATTATTGCCCCACATAATATTAAACCGCTTCAAATTAAAAACCTTAAAAAAAGCATTAATAAAAAGGTGGTTTTATTTTCTAAAAAAAATACAAATAATCTTAAAGAGGCTCAAGTTTTTATCTTAGATACTATAGGATTGCTATCAAAAGTTTATAATTATGCCGACATCGCTTATGTTGGTGGCGCCATTGGTAATACGGGATTACACAACACACTAGAAGCGGCTGTTTTTAAAGTTCCTATAATAATTGGTGATAAGTATGAGAAATTTCCTGAGGCATTTGATATGATAAAACAAGGGAGTATGTTTTCTATAAAAACGCAACAGGACCTTGAAAAAGTATTAACACAACTCATTAAAAATACATCTCTTCGCATAAAAACAGGTGATGATAATTTTAATTATATCAAAAAAAACACAGGTGCTGTCATCCAAATTATGGACTTTCTACGTAAATAA
- a CDS encoding nucleoside transporter C-terminal domain-containing protein, producing MKQFLLALFAIFFGLNTTLQAQELEKKWQFESITDSSGKTLFKIDTTDVLNLNKNTFSYSLLAKDTLKTSGDFIHQNNLLVFYYSQPNDTIRRYKINELTDSTLVLSENNIKYAFTRDTQVEIISKTDAKESSIIPSQGFTLNSFLRGTLGMLSLIFIAFLFSSNRKAINWKIVSIGLAFQLLIAVGVLKVDFIKAMFEFVGGLFVQVLEFTKAGSKFLFEGLVVDMDTFGFIFAFQVLPTIIFFSALTSVLFYLGIIQKVVKGMAWLLSKALKISGAESLSVAGNIFLGQTEAPLLIKAYLEKMNKSEILLVMIGGMATVAGAVLAAYIGFLGGDDEVLRLFYAKHLLAASVMAAPGAIVISKILYPQTEDVNTDVSVSQEKIGANFLDAIANGTTEGLRLAVNVGAMLLVFVAFIAMFNGILGWVGDVSTINTWISNNTNYSSLSLELILGYIFAPLMWLIGVAKEDMMMMGQLLGIKLAASEFIGYIQLRDLKDVTNSTHLTYEKSVIMATYMLCGFANFASIGIQIGGIGSLAPGQRKTLSKFGMKALIGGTIASLVSATIAGMIIG from the coding sequence ATGAAACAGTTTTTACTAGCGCTATTCGCTATTTTTTTTGGACTAAACACAACACTTCAAGCACAGGAATTAGAAAAAAAATGGCAATTCGAATCTATCACAGATAGCTCAGGTAAAACCCTTTTTAAGATTGACACAACCGATGTTTTAAACCTTAACAAAAACACGTTTTCTTATTCGTTATTAGCTAAAGACACATTAAAAACTTCTGGCGACTTTATACATCAAAACAATTTATTGGTGTTTTATTACAGCCAACCTAACGACACTATTAGACGTTATAAAATTAACGAACTCACCGATTCTACATTAGTGCTTTCTGAAAACAATATTAAATACGCTTTTACCAGAGATACACAAGTCGAAATTATTTCAAAAACAGACGCCAAAGAGAGTAGCATTATCCCTAGCCAAGGTTTTACATTAAATAGTTTTTTACGAGGCACTCTAGGAATGCTATCGCTTATTTTTATCGCCTTTCTTTTTAGTAGCAATCGAAAAGCCATTAACTGGAAAATTGTTAGTATTGGCTTAGCCTTTCAGCTCTTAATTGCTGTAGGTGTTTTAAAAGTAGATTTCATAAAAGCGATGTTCGAATTTGTTGGAGGCTTATTCGTACAAGTTTTAGAATTCACTAAAGCAGGAAGTAAATTTTTATTTGAAGGGCTTGTTGTAGACATGGATACTTTCGGGTTTATTTTTGCCTTTCAAGTATTGCCAACTATTATATTCTTTTCGGCTTTAACTTCTGTATTATTCTATTTAGGTATTATTCAAAAAGTTGTTAAAGGCATGGCTTGGCTGCTTTCTAAAGCCTTAAAAATATCTGGAGCCGAAAGTTTAAGTGTTGCGGGAAACATATTTTTAGGACAAACCGAAGCACCACTTTTAATAAAGGCGTATTTAGAAAAAATGAATAAATCTGAAATCCTTTTAGTCATGATTGGTGGTATGGCAACCGTCGCAGGTGCTGTACTTGCAGCATACATAGGATTTTTAGGAGGCGATGACGAAGTGTTACGTTTATTTTATGCTAAACACCTTTTAGCGGCTTCGGTAATGGCAGCACCTGGCGCCATAGTTATTTCTAAAATATTATACCCACAAACTGAAGATGTTAATACCGATGTGTCTGTTTCTCAAGAAAAAATAGGCGCAAACTTTTTAGATGCCATTGCCAACGGTACTACCGAAGGTTTGAGACTTGCTGTTAATGTTGGCGCCATGTTATTAGTTTTTGTAGCTTTTATAGCTATGTTTAATGGTATTTTAGGCTGGGTAGGAGATGTTTCGACAATTAACACTTGGATATCCAACAACACCAATTACAGCAGCCTTTCTCTTGAACTTATTTTAGGCTATATTTTTGCCCCGCTTATGTGGCTTATTGGTGTTGCTAAGGAAGACATGATGATGATGGGACAGCTGTTAGGGATTAAACTAGCTGCTAGCGAGTTTATAGGGTACATTCAACTTCGCGATTTAAAAGATGTCACCAATTCTACCCATTTAACTTATGAAAAATCGGTAATTATGGCCACGTATATGCTTTGTGGTTTTGCTAATTTTGCGTCTATTGGTATACAAATTGGCGGTATAGGTTCTTTGGCTCCTGGGCAACGTAAAACCCTTTCAAAGTTTGGTATGAAAGCCTTAATAGGTGGAACCATAGCGTCATTAGTATCGGCCACAATAGCAGGAATGATTATTGGATAA
- a CDS encoding DUF2200 domain-containing protein, whose product MAKTHDERIASMTFASVYPHYITKVEKKGRTKAELHQVIEWLTGFNNKTLQKLIDDKVTFESFFKKATLHPNAPLIKGVICGYRIEDIKTPLTQQVRYLDKLVDELAKGRKMDKILRTPKP is encoded by the coding sequence ATGGCTAAAACTCACGACGAACGCATAGCAAGCATGACCTTTGCCTCGGTTTACCCGCATTATATTACTAAAGTTGAAAAGAAAGGCAGAACTAAAGCCGAACTTCATCAAGTTATAGAATGGCTCACTGGTTTTAACAATAAAACCCTACAAAAACTTATTGATGACAAAGTAACTTTTGAAAGCTTTTTTAAAAAGGCAACGCTACATCCTAATGCGCCGTTAATTAAAGGCGTTATTTGTGGCTATCGCATCGAGGATATTAAAACACCCCTAACACAGCAAGTTAGATACTTAGACAAGTTGGTTGATGAGTTAGCCAAAGGCAGAAAAATGGACAAAATTTTACGAACACCAAAGCCTTAA
- a CDS encoding DegT/DnrJ/EryC1/StrS family aminotransferase, with protein MKKIQMVDLKGQYSGIKDVVDPAIQEVIDTATFINGPKVHEFQKNLENYLGVKHVIPCANGTDALQIAMMGLGLKPGDEVITADFTFAATVEVIALLGLTPVLVDVEADTFNIDVEAIKKAITPKTKAIVPVHLFGQCANMEAIMEVAKAHNLYVIEDNAQAIGATYTYANGDKAKAGTIGDVSSTSFFPSKNLGCYGDGGAIFTNNDDLAHTIRGIVNHGMYKRYHHDVVGVNSRLDSIQAAVLDAKLVHLDTYNASRRRAAHKYNEHFKDVSEITTPYEYGAKDNHVYHQYTLKLSGVDRDALVQYLNDNNIPCGVYYPIPLHNQKAYQDSRYNEADFTVTNQLVKDVISLPMHTELDDEQIAFIANHIKTFING; from the coding sequence ATGAAAAAAATTCAAATGGTTGACCTAAAGGGTCAATATTCCGGTATAAAAGATGTTGTTGATCCTGCTATTCAGGAAGTTATTGATACGGCAACATTTATTAATGGACCAAAGGTTCATGAGTTTCAGAAAAATTTAGAAAACTATTTAGGTGTTAAGCATGTTATACCATGTGCAAATGGTACCGATGCTTTACAAATAGCGATGATGGGACTTGGTTTAAAGCCAGGTGATGAGGTAATAACAGCAGATTTTACTTTCGCAGCAACGGTGGAAGTTATTGCTTTACTAGGATTAACCCCAGTTTTAGTTGATGTTGAAGCTGATACGTTTAATATAGATGTTGAAGCAATAAAAAAGGCTATTACACCAAAAACAAAAGCTATTGTGCCTGTGCACTTATTTGGACAATGTGCCAATATGGAGGCTATTATGGAAGTAGCAAAAGCGCATAACCTTTATGTTATTGAAGATAACGCTCAAGCTATTGGTGCAACGTATACTTATGCTAATGGCGACAAAGCAAAAGCAGGAACAATAGGCGATGTATCATCAACGTCATTTTTTCCATCAAAAAATTTAGGGTGTTATGGCGATGGTGGAGCCATTTTTACTAATAACGACGATTTAGCACATACCATACGTGGTATTGTAAATCATGGTATGTATAAAAGATACCATCATGATGTTGTTGGTGTGAATTCTAGGTTAGACTCTATTCAAGCGGCTGTTTTAGATGCTAAATTAGTACATTTAGATACTTACAACGCTTCAAGAAGACGAGCAGCTCATAAGTATAATGAGCACTTTAAAGATGTTAGCGAGATTACGACACCTTACGAATATGGTGCCAAAGATAATCACGTGTATCATCAATATACATTAAAATTATCGGGAGTAGATAGAGATGCTTTGGTACAATACTTAAACGATAATAATATTCCTTGTGGTGTTTATTATCCTATTCCGTTACACAACCAAAAAGCGTATCAAGATTCTAGATATAACGAAGCCGATTTTACAGTAACCAATCAGTTGGTGAAAGATGTAATTTCGTTACCTATGCATACCGAACTCGACGATGAACAAATCGCGTTTATAGCAAATCACATAAAGACCTTTATTAATGGCTAA